The Bremerella cremea genomic sequence AGGTTCTCGATGTCTTGTTTGTTGATAGCGACCTTCAACTTAACGACCTGCCCCTCATCAGCATCCGGCTGAGCCAAACGCTGAATGTCGGTTACGGTTCCTTCCAACTGGCGACCAGGATCGCTGGCCATGATGTAGGTCACTTTCAAGGCATCCGCACCAGGGTTATTTTCCAAGGCGTTTTGAATATGCTGGATTCGTTTCTCCGGCATTTTGATCTCTAAGATCCAATCACCCGCTGGATCGACCACCGTCATCAACACTTGGCCAGGAGTGACGTAACGCTGCATTAAGTTGTCGTGTACGTCCCACGAAACGACTTCGCCATCGATGGGACTAGCAACTTCCAGCTTGGCCAGTTTCTCTTCCACCAAGGCAACTTGCTGTTGTAAGTGGTTATAACGCTGACGTGCCTGGCCGAGCTCGATTGTGATCTGGGCGAGTTCCGAAGGGTTTCGCACCGTGTCGGGTCGACGTCGACGGAATTCCAAGTTCTCCATGCTAACGCGAGCTTTGTCGTAATCGCCGGTTAGCTGTTTGTACTGACGCTGCAGCTCGGTATTTCGGAGTTCCACCACGACTTGTCCTTGCTGGACATGGTCGCCGTGATTGACCAGCACTTTGGTCACTTCCCCTTCTTCATGCACAAACACTTCCCGCTGCATCACCGGGGTTAGAGTGGCCATGCCCGAAACTTTGAAGGGGGCTGGAATGAGGAACAAAGCGGCAATGATCGCGACTGCGGCAATCGAGACCAACACGGTCTTGGGCAGATTGCGAGCCGATACCAAGACCTTCGACTTACCCAACAGCCGCCAGACTGGTGTCAGGGGAATCGAGTTGTAGTCGATTGCGTTGGCGAGGGCTCGGCTACTGTGTTCCGAGATCAGCTCGACCCCTTTCGAGAATTCTTCCTGTTGAGAACTGTCTTCAATCTGTTCGACGACCAACGCTCCGAGGATTTCTCCTTGGTATTGGCGTTCCTGCTCTTCTTCTTCCCGCTTTTGATTGTCGGTGGCATGCTCTGGACGACGTAGCGGAATGATCGCGATGGTCTTGGTGTGCGACTCGTCTACATAATCGTGGACTGCCGTTTCCAATTGAGGCGAGAGGTCTTCGGTAACTCCGCTAAACCAGAACGGCTCGCCGGTTTCGATCACCCGCGAAGCCAGCTTGCCCAAGAGTTGAACCTGAGTCGAGCGGGTGTCGAAGACATCCTGGCCACTCACCGCTTCCACTTTCCACTTACCGCGACGCAAGACAACCGAGACTCGGTCGCAGCCAATTAAACGGCGGCCTTCGTTGGCGATGGTATATGCGGTTTGACGTAGATCGAGGTTTTCGTGGACAGCCCGCGAGAACTGTTCGATCTTCGACCACAGAGACTGTCGATCGGAGAAATCTCGTAGCTTCCGGGTTTTAAACCATTCGGTTGCCAACCCGCACATTTGTTCGAGGAACTTCAAATAGCCACGTTGGCTATTGGGGGCCGAGTTCGGTCGCTGGAAGATCTCGATGACCCCTTCGACCTTATCTTCGACCTGAATCGGAGCAACCACCAGCAGCTGGTTGGTGGGATTGCCAGCCGAGTTCTCTTCAGCTCCTCCCGATTGCGGCGCCAAAAGTTGAGCGTCGGCCCCTTGGAACATATTTTGAATCAATCGCAAGTGGCGAATGCCTTCGTCACTCTGAGGGTCGATCAGGCCACGGCTAAGATTAATTTGGTAAACGAGCTGAGGGCGACGTTGATCGTCGTATACCCACGCCGCACCGCCGACGGCCGCCAAGGCGGAAACGACCTTGGGGAGGACATCCTTAAAGTATTCTTCCGGAGGAACATCCCGTTTGGAAAGCTGGGCAATTTCTTGAATCAGCCCGCGAATCTGCTTCTTGGTGCTTTCCAGGGTCTCGGGATTCACTGATGAGGGCTCGGTGGACATGCCGGGACTATTCATAATGGAATCTAAAAGGTTAGGGCCGATCGATTCGCGATCGTAGAAACCTACGTCTCACCATAACAAGCGAGTTGAGAATCGAAAATCTTGAAAGCTGAAAAGGGGGTAACCAAACACACTCTGCGGTAGGATGTAGGGATAAGTGGGATCATATTGCCGCTGACCTCTACTCAACCGATGGCTCGATTGTTCGTTTCCTGCAGGAACTTACGGTAAGAATCCCGACGAAAGGTGCCGTAATGTTGCCGTTGGAATGCAACATTCGATGGGCACCTAGCGAACTTCGTTCCATCATGTTCCCAAAGTGCAACACACTGGCTAATCTGGCGAATCCAGGTAAGGATCTTGGCCCATTTCACGGTGCATTTTCTTTCGCTGCTTCTCGTGATGCAGGAGGACCTTGCGATCACCGAAGTGCTTGCTCTCGATGCGACGCTGGGCTTTTCGGAAAAGTTTGGCGTAAGCTGGCAGCTCTCCGGTTTGTTTTTCGCCGAAAGCGACCAGTTTTTTGTATCGTTTGGGGCCAAGGCCAATGAGTAGGCAATCGTCGTCCAAGGCCATGAACTGTCTTGTGCTGCCGGGGTCACCCTGACGGCCACATCGACCAACTAACTGACGGTCGATACGGGCAGAGTCGTGCATCTCGGTACAAATCACATGCAAGCCGCCCAACGCATGCACGCCTTCGCCCAGCTTGATGTCGGTACCGCGACCGGCCATGTTCGTGGCGACGGTGACTTTGCCTGGCTGGCCGGCTCGCGACACAATGTCGGCTTCAACGGCGACTTGGTGAGCGTTCAGCACTTCATGCTCGATGCCGGCGTCTTGCAATAGCTTCGAGAGCTCTTCGCTTTTTTCAATAGTACGGGTACCGACCAAGATAGGACGCCCCGAGGCATTAATTTCGCGAATCTCATCCACAATGGCGGCCCACTTTGCATCTGCGCTGCCGAAAACTCGATCAGGCCAAATCTTTCGTTGCGGGATGCGGTTGGTAGGACACTTGATGACGTTTAACTTGTAGATCTTCTTGAATTCCCCTTTGGAACTCGAAGCGGTACCGGTCATGCCTCCGAGATGGCGATAGCGGAGAAACAAGTCTTGCACCGTGATTCGTGCTGCCTGACCGGTCGCCACGGTTACCTCAACCCCTTCTTTGGCTTCAATCGCTTGGTGGATGCCGTAGCTCCACTTACGTCCTTCTGCGATACGTCCGGTCGATTCGTCGACGATCACCACTTCGCCATCGATAATCACGTAATGCTGACCACTATGAAAATCGCGATTCACTTTGATCGCACGTTCTACGTAGTCATACAGATCGACCAGACCAACCGTATCAAGCAACTTGGGCTTGG encodes the following:
- a CDS encoding HlyD family efflux transporter periplasmic adaptor subunit; the encoded protein is MSTEPSSVNPETLESTKKQIRGLIQEIAQLSKRDVPPEEYFKDVLPKVVSALAAVGGAAWVYDDQRRPQLVYQINLSRGLIDPQSDEGIRHLRLIQNMFQGADAQLLAPQSGGAEENSAGNPTNQLLVVAPIQVEDKVEGVIEIFQRPNSAPNSQRGYLKFLEQMCGLATEWFKTRKLRDFSDRQSLWSKIEQFSRAVHENLDLRQTAYTIANEGRRLIGCDRVSVVLRRGKWKVEAVSGQDVFDTRSTQVQLLGKLASRVIETGEPFWFSGVTEDLSPQLETAVHDYVDESHTKTIAIIPLRRPEHATDNQKREEEEQERQYQGEILGALVVEQIEDSSQQEEFSKGVELISEHSSRALANAIDYNSIPLTPVWRLLGKSKVLVSARNLPKTVLVSIAAVAIIAALFLIPAPFKVSGMATLTPVMQREVFVHEEGEVTKVLVNHGDHVQQGQVVVELRNTELQRQYKQLTGDYDKARVSMENLEFRRRRPDTVRNPSELAQITIELGQARQRYNHLQQQVALVEEKLAKLEVASPIDGEVVSWDVHDNLMQRYVTPGQVLMTVVDPAGDWILEIKMPEKRIQHIQNALENNPGADALKVTYIMASDPGRQLEGTVTDIQRLAQPDADEGQVVKLKVAINKQDIENLRAGATATAKVHCGTAPLGYTWFHELFEFVQSRILF
- a CDS encoding preprotein translocase subunit SecA, yielding MDTNQTTLDPPETEPTEKPAPPKRGEPRKFRANPVGSIYSQLTKQGLARFVAQLPVIDRFESELKDLSDRELRKYSLGLRHRAKSGEPLHKLLPEAFALVRIAGARTMNMRHYEVQLIGGMIMFDGAIAEMETGEGKTLTATLPTYLYALPGKGVHVATVNDYLAARDAELMMPVYKMLGMTVGVIESQMSSDDRRKAYSCDITYGTSKEFGFDFLRDRLLIRQTREQGLGVLGPLLAGKKEQNEEPVQREHFFALVDEADSVLIDDARTPLVISAIPGEAEKVAVACHQWAAHAEPEFVEDDHFEYDHDKKSVELTVTGRLLVRQIPKPKLLDTVGLVDLYDYVERAIKVNRDFHSGQHYVIIDGEVVIVDESTGRIAEGRKWSYGIHQAIEAKEGVEVTVATGQAARITVQDLFLRYRHLGGMTGTASSSKGEFKKIYKLNVIKCPTNRIPQRKIWPDRVFGSADAKWAAIVDEIREINASGRPILVGTRTIEKSEELSKLLQDAGIEHEVLNAHQVAVEADIVSRAGQPGKVTVATNMAGRGTDIKLGEGVHALGGLHVICTEMHDSARIDRQLVGRCGRQGDPGSTRQFMALDDDCLLIGLGPKRYKKLVAFGEKQTGELPAYAKLFRKAQRRIESKHFGDRKVLLHHEKQRKKMHREMGQDPYLDSPD